In a genomic window of Ipomoea triloba cultivar NCNSP0323 chromosome 3, ASM357664v1:
- the LOC116012422 gene encoding uncharacterized protein LOC116012422, producing the protein MASRLLFLPNSLFSRPALPYSRRKNASPTLTSSTNAKPFPQDSPLPLYNHREKAPMWPPNRPNQFSSSVAVRSSLSYPIISPQDQWGMWTALFSVGAFGIWSEKTKIGSALSGALVSVLVALAASNLGIIACEAPAYKVVTGFLLPLAVPLLLYRADMRQVIKSTGKLLFAFLLGSVATTIGTVVALWLVPMRTLGNDAWKIAAALMGRHIGGAVNYVAISEALATSPSVVTAALAADNLICAVYFSTLFALASKEPAEATELKSDVGIKEDPESGSKLPVLQTATGLAVSLAICKAGSFLTKYFDIQGGTLPMVTAIVVLLATLFPRQFAYLAPSGEAMALILMQVFFAVVGANGNIRSVITTAPSIFLFALVQVAVHLALILGVGKLLRFDLKTLLIASNANVGGPTTACGMATAKGWTSMVIPGILAGIFGIAIATFLGIAFGQAVLRFM; encoded by the exons ATGGCGTCCAGGCTTCTGTTCCTTCCGAATTCGTTGTTTTCACGACCGGCGCTGCCTTACTCCCGTCGCAAAAATGCCTCACCAACTCTTACTTCTTCTACTAACGCCAAACCATTTCCCCAAGATTCGCCACTGCCATTGTATAATCACAGAGAGAAGGCACCGATGTGGCCTCCGAATAGGCCCAACCAATTCAGCAGCTCTGTAGCCGTCAGGTCAAGTTTGAGCTATCCTATCATCTCTCCGCAAGATCAATGGGGCATGTGGACTGCTCTCTTCTCTGTCGGCGCTTTTGGTATTTG GTCAGAGAAGACTAAGATTGGAAGtgcattgagtggtgcattagTAAGTGTGCTAGTTGCTCTTGCAGCAAGTAACTTGGGGATTATAGCCTGTGAAGCGCCAGCGTATAAGGTTGTGACGGGGTTCTTGCTTCCTCTGGCTGTTCCATTACTGCTGTATCGGGCAGATATGCGTCAGGTGATCAAGTCCACCGGGAAATTGCTCTTCGCTTTCTTGCTTGGATCAG TTGCAACAACTATTGGAACTGTTGTGGCTCTATGGTTGGTGCCAATGCGGACCCTGGGAAATGATGCATGGAAGATAGCTGCTGCACTGATGGGACGACATATAGGTGGAG CTGTCAATTATGTGGCAATATCTGAAGCTCTAGCAACATCTCCTTCTGTTGTTACTGCTGCATTAGCTGCAGATAATCTCATCTGTGCAGTATACTTCTCAACGTTGTTTGCATTGGCTTCTAAAGAACCTGCTGAGGCTACAGAATTGAAAAGTG atgtTGGGATCAAAGAAGATCCGGAATCTGGGAGCAAGCTACCTGTGCTGCAGACTGCCACCGGTCTTGCTGTATCCTTGGCAATATGCAAAGCGGGAAGCTTTTTAACAAAGTATTTTGACATCCAAGGCGGTACCCTTCCGATGGTTACAGCCATTGTTGTTCTTCTAGCAACCCTGTTTCCGAGGCAGTTTGCTTACCTTGCACCTTCTGGTGAAGCCATGGCCTTGATCCTAATGCAG GTATTTTTTGCTGTTGTGGGTGCAAATGGGAACATTCGAAGCGTGATCACTACAGCACCCAGTATCTTCCTATTTGCTTTAGTTCAGGTTGCTGTACATCTTGCCCTGATACTTGGAGTAGGTAAACTGCTCCGGTTCGACCTGAAAACATTGCTTATAGCATCAAATGCAAATGTAGGTGGCCCAACAACAGCTTGTGGAATGGCCACTGCCAAAGGGTGGACTTCCATGGTTATTCCTGGTATTCTTGCTGGTATTTTTGGCATCGCAATTGCTACATTTCTTGGTATAGCTTTTGGACAGGCAGTTCTGAGATTCATGTAG
- the LOC116013194 gene encoding ferric reduction oxidase 2-like yields MDSSIANQSVVHKRATLIQQAIKLVILVISLGYSLVWIMMPTSLFFQNWLPHIYADLNSTYLGHTGSLIVIYTFPILLVATLGCVYVHLEKYKNNYNSNHFDDQREYKSGHLGSSWSLPALVKGPLGIVSWTELSFLFMFVALFIWSFSSYLHNAFQYITPQYAAEMGVKLWEAKLEGTGLRFGLVGNIFLTFLFYPVCRGSSILRLVGLTSEGSIKYHIWLGHTAMLLFTAHGLCYVILWVSTHQIAEMVNWSKVGISNLAGEIALAAGLVMWSTTSSRIRRKAFELFFYTHYLYIVFVVFFVFHVGFGYFCIMLPGLYLFLVDRFLRFLQSQQRVGLVSARVLPCHTVELNFSKTPSLRYSPTSCVFVNMPGISKLQWHPFTVTSSSEMDCDTLSVVIKSAGSWSERLYQNLSSPLPKHHRLEAGLEGPYGPPAASISRFLGHERLVMVCGGSGITPFISIIRELIHIAATSSTRRLPKLLLVAAFKNSVDLTMLDLVLPLSGTPHDVSRLGLRIEAYVTRDKEPATEKEQKSVHTIWFEPDPADKPVSSVLGPNSWLYLGAVISSSFVIFLLIIGILTRYYIYPIDPTINGKYNNSSESALYMLFLCIAIAMAATAGFVWNKKQIQNTNTLSPHNGDRELESLPHQSLAQVTTTHYGERPNLKNILMMECRGADVGVFVSGPTGLRQEVAKICSSSGVSDNLHFESFSFTW; encoded by the exons ATGGATTCATCAATAGCAAATCAAAGTGTTGTTCACAAGAGAGCCACTTTGATTCAACAAGCAATAAAACTTGTAATCTTGGTGATTTCTCTTGGCTATTCTTTGGTATGGATTATGATGCCCACTTCTCTCTTCTTTCAAAACTGGTTGCCTCATATTTATGCCGACCTCAACTCAACTTACCTTGGACATACAg gctcTCTTATTGTGATTTACACGTTCCCAATTTTACTGGTTGCTACCTTGGGATGTGTATATGTTCACCTGGAGAAGTACAAGAACAACTACAACAGCAATCACTTTGATGATCAAAG AGAGTACAAAAGTGGGCATTTGGGGTCATCATGGAGTCTGCCAGCACTGGTGAAAGGCCCTCTGGGAATTGTTTCATGGACAGAGCTATCTTTCCTTTTCATGTTTGTAGCATTGTTTATATGGTCCTTCTCCAGTTATCTTCACAATGCTTTCCAATATATAACTCCTCAATATGCTGCTGAAATGGGGGTCAAACT GTGGGAAGCTAAGTTAGAGGGTACAGGTCTGAGATTTGGGCTAGTAGGCAATATTTTCTTGACATTTCTGTTCTATCCAGTGTGTAGAGGATCATCAATTCTGAGACTAGTAGGCCTCACCTCAGAAGGAAGCATTAAGTATCATATCTGGCTTGGGCACACTGCTATGCTCCTCTTCACAGCACATGGGTTATGCTATGTTATCCTCTGGGTGTCTACACACCAGATTGCAGAG ATGGTGAATTGGAGTAAAGTTGGGATTTCAAATCTGGCAGGGGAGATAGCACTGGCTGCTGGGTTGGTTATGTGGAGTACTACCTCCTCGAGGATCAGGAGGAAGGCTTTCGAGCTCTTCTTCTACACACACTATCTCTACATTGTGTTTGtggtgttttttgttttccatgtGGGGTTTGGGTACTTCTGCATAATGCTCCCTGGGCTTTACCTCTTCCTGGTGGATCGCTTTCTCCGTTTCTTGCAATCCCAGCAGAGAGTTGGCCTGGTTTCAGCACGCGTATTGCCTTGCCACACTGTTGAGTTGAACTTCTCTAAAACCCCAA GCCTAAGGTATAGTCCAACGAGTTGTGTTTTTGTGAACATGCCTGGCATATCGAAGCTTCAATGGCATCCATTCACAGTTACTTCGAGCAGCGAAATGGATTGTGACACGCTGAGCGTTGTGATCAAGAGCGCGGGGAGTTGGTCTGAGAGGCTGTACCAGAACCTCTCGTCGCCATTGCCAAAACACCATCGTCTTGAGGCGGGTCTGGAAGGGCCTTATGGACCTCCTGCTGCTTCAATCTCCCGGTTCTTGGGGCACGAGAGGCTGGTGATGGTCTGTGGCGGGAGTGGCATAACGCCATTCATATCGATCATCAGAGAGCTGATACACATTGCAGCGACTTCCAGCACCCGGAGGCTACCAAAGCTGCTTCTTGTAGCTGCATTCAAGAACTCTGTGGATTTGACAATGCTGGATCTTGTCCTGCCGCTTTCAGGGACCCCACACGACGTTTCTCGGTTGGGTTTGAGGATCGAAGCTTATGTGACACGAGACAAAGAACCCGCCACAGAGAAGGAGCAGAAGTCTGTTCACACGATCTGGTTCGAGCCTGATCCTGCAGACAAACCGGTTTCTTCAGTTTTAGGCCCCAATAGCTGGCTCTACCTTGGGGCTGTAATCTCCTCCTCCTTCGTCATCTTTCTCCTCATCATTGGAATCCTCACCAGATACTACATTTATCCCATTGATCCCACCATTAATGGAAAGTACAACAACTCATCCGAATCAGCTCTGTACATGTTGTTCTTGTGCATAGCAATAGCAATGGCTGCAACCGCAGGCTTTGTTTGGAACAAGAAACAGATTCAGAACACGAATACATTGTCGCCCCACAATGGTGATCGAGAACTAGAAAGCCTCCCACACCAGTCTTTAGCTCAAGTCACTACCACACACTATGGTGAAAGGCCAAATCTCAAGA ATATACTGATGATGGAGTGTAGAGGGGCTGATGTTGGAGTTTTTGTTAGTGGGCCGACTGGGTTGAGACAGGAAGTCGCGAAAATATGTTCTTCGTCGGGTGTTTCAGACAACCTGCATTTTGAATCCTTCAGCTTCACCTGGTAG